A window of the Pseudoalteromonas sp. A25 genome harbors these coding sequences:
- a CDS encoding tetratricopeptide repeat protein, with amino-acid sequence MLDMKHTLNSILLAGTFFLVGCNSTQSNIQVDQSLADNAFFKQHKVETQNDVFRLDSKITSKLTSYFNDGPPHLSQAEALMQFLVDNGEASMAYQSNANLTASEAFDNLNANCLSLSILAYSLSEFLGFDGQFQRVHIPEYWDQTQGYSLLTGHVNLVVSEANRSLGAAHVLYSKPKSITIDFDPNSREQDFPVSNITKNRILSMFYSNKGAMALIDKDYDLAYSYFKAAINTDPYYSGAWGNLGIVFRVTGFEQQAEQVYKQALALNPQNSNVLGNLALLYKMTDREAAGDQILARLDDRRKSNPYYQIVKGNEAISANKLSEALAYFRQAKKLDSRLHDSYFGMAKVYYLRGEIELSKHYLSKAYEYSNYEHDRTRYQGKLQWLQAVAKN; translated from the coding sequence ATGCTGGATATGAAACATACACTGAATAGTATTTTGCTCGCGGGTACGTTCTTCTTGGTGGGGTGCAATAGCACGCAAAGCAATATTCAAGTTGACCAAAGCTTAGCGGATAACGCATTCTTTAAACAACACAAAGTAGAGACACAAAACGATGTGTTTCGTCTCGATAGTAAAATTACCTCTAAGCTCACAAGCTACTTTAACGACGGTCCCCCTCATCTTTCTCAAGCCGAGGCCTTGATGCAGTTTTTAGTCGACAACGGAGAAGCATCAATGGCCTATCAATCAAATGCCAACCTAACAGCATCTGAGGCATTTGACAATCTCAATGCTAATTGCCTGTCACTGTCAATTCTTGCATATAGTTTGTCAGAATTTTTAGGGTTTGACGGGCAGTTCCAACGCGTTCATATTCCCGAATACTGGGATCAAACACAAGGTTATAGCCTATTAACAGGCCATGTTAATTTGGTCGTTTCAGAAGCCAATCGCAGCCTAGGTGCTGCTCATGTTTTATACAGCAAACCAAAATCTATTACGATTGATTTTGACCCCAATAGTCGAGAGCAGGACTTTCCAGTATCTAACATTACTAAAAACCGTATCTTGTCTATGTTTTATAGTAACAAAGGTGCAATGGCACTAATCGATAAAGACTATGACTTGGCATATAGCTATTTCAAAGCTGCAATAAATACAGATCCATATTACTCTGGAGCGTGGGGTAACTTGGGTATCGTATTTAGAGTAACAGGGTTTGAGCAACAAGCTGAACAAGTGTACAAGCAAGCTCTCGCGCTTAATCCACAAAATAGTAACGTTTTAGGTAATCTCGCTTTACTCTATAAAATGACTGATAGAGAAGCGGCAGGCGATCAGATCTTAGCGCGCTTAGACGACAGAAGAAAAAGCAACCCTTACTATCAAATAGTAAAAGGCAATGAGGCAATTAGTGCGAATAAACTCTCTGAAGCGCTGGCATATTTTCGCCAAGCGAAAAAGCTTGATAGCCGACTACATGATAGCTATTTTGGTATGGCTAAAGTGTACTATTTAAGAGGTGAGATTGAACTGTCTAAGCATTACTTATCTAAAGCATATGAATATTCAAATTATGAACATGACCGCACACGCTATCAAGGTAAGCTACAGTGGTTGCAAGCGGTGGCTAAAAACTAG
- a CDS encoding M28 family peptidase, which translates to MLTSAQHGGREAGNPQPNVSAQFIFERFNDLGLAPKFQTFTFKDGLFSSAYGHNVIAKLPCNTVRCHGSIVISAHYDHLGATGKRVYAGANDNASGTVALLSLAQQLRNIERRYNVTFLATDAEEKGLYGAKHYADKTDATNAYVLNINLDMLSPSKKNTLYVMQSANAKTFTENMTMLQEQTFSVKIVSPNRMKRLIGDGRIDWLRASDHYAFYRVGIPYLYFGVGEDKNHHSVDDTLESIDIHKYQSVVKFINDFMVSLLSCPSDCTS; encoded by the coding sequence GTGTTGACAAGTGCACAGCATGGCGGGCGAGAAGCCGGTAACCCTCAGCCAAATGTTAGCGCTCAGTTTATATTTGAGCGCTTCAATGATCTCGGTTTAGCACCAAAATTTCAAACCTTTACCTTTAAAGATGGGCTATTTTCCAGCGCCTATGGCCACAATGTAATAGCTAAGCTACCGTGCAACACTGTGCGTTGTCATGGCTCCATTGTTATTTCGGCGCATTATGACCATTTAGGTGCAACTGGCAAACGAGTATATGCTGGAGCTAATGATAATGCCTCCGGCACTGTGGCTTTGCTTTCTCTTGCTCAACAACTCAGAAACATCGAGCGTCGTTATAATGTGACATTTTTGGCTACCGATGCTGAGGAGAAAGGCCTATATGGGGCAAAGCATTATGCCGATAAAACAGATGCTACAAACGCGTATGTGCTTAACATTAATTTAGATATGCTCTCACCGAGCAAAAAAAACACCTTATATGTCATGCAATCAGCAAATGCTAAAACGTTTACTGAAAACATGACGATGCTTCAAGAGCAAACTTTTAGTGTAAAGATCGTAAGCCCTAACAGAATGAAGAGACTCATAGGTGATGGCCGAATAGATTGGTTAAGAGCCAGTGATCATTATGCTTTCTATCGGGTTGGCATTCCATATTTGTATTTTGGAGTAGGAGAAGACAAAAATCATCACAGTGTTGACGACACGCTTGAGAGTATAGATATTCATAAATATCAGAGTGTTGTTAAATTCATCAATGACTTTATGGTTTCACTGCTAAGTTGCCCTTCAGATTGTACAAGCTGA
- a CDS encoding GIY-YIG nuclease family protein, which yields MTKPSAEQPNWFIYIVETRFGHWYTGITTDVAARFAAHKAGKGAKNLKGKGPLRLVFSYSVGNKSQASKLEWHIKKLPKAKKVQLVQSEGQLSSETIKSLMNLTTL from the coding sequence ATGACTAAGCCTAGTGCAGAGCAACCAAACTGGTTTATTTATATTGTTGAAACACGCTTTGGTCATTGGTACACCGGCATTACGACCGATGTAGCGGCTCGATTTGCGGCTCATAAGGCGGGCAAAGGCGCAAAAAATCTGAAGGGAAAAGGGCCGTTGCGATTAGTATTTAGCTATTCAGTTGGTAATAAAAGCCAAGCAAGCAAGCTTGAGTGGCACATCAAAAAGTTACCCAAAGCTAAAAAAGTTCAGCTTGTACAATCTGAAGGGCAACTTAGCAGTGAAACCATAAAGTCATTGATGAATTTAACAACACTCTGA
- a CDS encoding outer membrane protein assembly factor BamE: MLSNKSLFIWLSAAVITVMLSGCSSWVYRINVPQGNFLEQSDVDKLRVDMTREQVLFVLGTPIAKDAFNDQQWHYAYVFNIDRESEQRKSLTVHFDGDKLKNISGDFDQPESFNIPLDQ, encoded by the coding sequence ATGCTGTCTAATAAATCCCTTTTCATATGGCTCAGTGCTGCTGTAATTACTGTGATGCTATCTGGCTGCTCAAGTTGGGTATATCGCATCAATGTGCCACAAGGTAACTTTTTAGAGCAGTCAGATGTAGACAAACTACGTGTCGATATGACCCGAGAACAAGTATTGTTCGTGTTGGGTACACCTATCGCCAAAGACGCTTTTAATGATCAGCAATGGCACTATGCCTACGTTTTTAATATTGACCGTGAATCAGAACAACGTAAGTCTCTTACTGTACACTTTGATGGCGATAAATTGAAAAATATCAGTGGTGATTTCGACCAACCTGAATCATTCAATATCCCACTTGATCAATAA
- a CDS encoding RnfH family protein — protein sequence MIKVEVVYAVPHKATCVQVDVAEGTSAEQVVMQSGILDKCPDIDATKLTLGIWNRTVKNHQVVKEGDRIEIYRPLIADPKDARRRRAEKAKEEGRANKVTGGRPLS from the coding sequence GTGATAAAAGTAGAAGTTGTTTATGCTGTGCCTCACAAGGCAACATGTGTGCAAGTTGATGTTGCTGAAGGCACCTCAGCTGAACAGGTCGTGATGCAGTCAGGTATTTTGGATAAGTGCCCTGACATTGATGCAACAAAGCTTACGCTCGGTATTTGGAATCGCACCGTTAAGAACCATCAAGTGGTAAAAGAAGGCGATAGAATTGAGATATACCGACCTTTAATAGCAGATCCTAAAGACGCGAGAAGAAGGCGAGCAGAAAAAGCCAAAGAAGAAGGGCGAGCTAATAAGGTGACAGGCGGTCGGCCTTTAAGTTAA
- a CDS encoding type II toxin-antitoxin system RatA family toxin, which translates to MPQIEKSALVMYSTQEMFELVNDVDAYPAFLPHCSDAKIIQASEEGMTASLEISKAGLKKWFTTKNSFDGTTVHMQLVDGPFKSLKGYWQFTELDDQACKVSLKLEFEFASKLIEMAFGKVFNEVAKSMVSAFTQRAKIVYGAR; encoded by the coding sequence ATGCCACAAATAGAAAAAAGCGCATTGGTGATGTATAGCACCCAAGAAATGTTTGAATTAGTTAATGATGTAGATGCTTACCCGGCTTTTTTGCCGCATTGTTCAGATGCCAAAATTATCCAAGCAAGTGAAGAGGGAATGACGGCGAGTTTGGAAATTTCAAAAGCTGGACTAAAAAAGTGGTTTACGACCAAAAATAGTTTTGATGGTACCACCGTTCATATGCAATTGGTTGATGGACCATTTAAGTCACTCAAAGGGTATTGGCAGTTTACTGAGCTGGATGACCAAGCTTGTAAAGTTAGCTTAAAACTCGAGTTTGAATTTGCCAGTAAACTGATAGAGATGGCGTTTGGCAAAGTATTTAATGAAGTGGCCAAAAGCATGGTTTCAGCCTTTACCCAAAGGGCAAAAATCGTTTATGGAGCCCGATAG
- the smpB gene encoding SsrA-binding protein SmpB has product MAKKKSSKSTSNTIALNKKARHEYFLNDKFEAGIELQGWEVKSIRAGKVNISDTYIHLKDGEAFLLGSQIQPLNSASTHVICDPMRYRKLLLNKREIDRLVGATEREGYSLIATAMYWKKCWVKLEFHLAKGKKMHDKRADTKEKDWSREKERLMKHKAR; this is encoded by the coding sequence ATGGCAAAGAAAAAATCATCTAAATCAACAAGCAATACTATCGCGCTCAATAAAAAAGCGCGTCATGAGTATTTTTTAAACGATAAATTCGAAGCGGGTATTGAATTACAAGGCTGGGAAGTAAAAAGTATCCGAGCAGGTAAAGTAAATATCTCTGATACTTATATTCATCTCAAAGACGGTGAAGCTTTTCTGCTAGGTAGCCAGATCCAACCGTTAAATAGCGCGTCTACACACGTTATTTGTGATCCGATGCGTTATCGCAAACTCTTGCTTAACAAACGAGAAATCGATCGCTTAGTCGGTGCCACTGAACGTGAAGGATACTCTCTTATTGCCACCGCAATGTACTGGAAAAAGTGCTGGGTAAAATTAGAGTTTCACTTAGCTAAGGGTAAAAAAATGCACGACAAACGTGCAGACACCAAAGAGAAAGATTGGTCTCGTGAAAAAGAACGTTTAATGAAACATAAAGCAAGATAG
- the fabB gene encoding beta-ketoacyl-ACP synthase I, whose product MRRAVITGIGVVSSIGNNKQEVLESLKAGKSGIVFNQEFADYNLRSNVSGNLDIDVKQFVDRKAQRFMGDAAAFSYISMAQAIEDSGLTQEQVSNERTGLIVGSGGGSSKYQVEAADILREKGVKRVGPYMVPRTMASTTSACLATPFKIKGVNYSISSACATSAHCIGNAVEQIQLGKQDVIFAGGGEELHWTLAMEFDAMGALSTKYNETPEKASRTYDANRDGFVISGGGGIVVVEELEHALARGAHIYAEIVGYGATSDGYDMVAPSGEGAVRCMQQALQGVEGPVDYLNTHGTSTPVGDVKELGAIQELFKDNSPAISATKAMTGHALGAAGVHEAIFSLLMLENNFVAPSINIDELDEQAKGLDIVRERRDVELNTVMSNSFGFGGTNATLVMQKYKG is encoded by the coding sequence ATGAGAAGAGCCGTAATTACGGGGATCGGTGTCGTTTCAAGCATCGGCAACAACAAACAAGAAGTATTAGAGTCTTTAAAAGCTGGCAAAAGCGGTATCGTATTTAATCAAGAATTTGCAGATTATAACCTGCGCAGTAATGTGTCGGGCAACCTTGATATCGATGTAAAACAATTTGTTGATCGTAAAGCACAACGCTTTATGGGTGATGCGGCTGCATTTTCTTATATCTCAATGGCGCAGGCGATTGAAGATTCAGGTTTAACACAAGAACAAGTGTCGAATGAGCGTACCGGTCTTATTGTGGGCTCTGGTGGCGGTTCATCAAAATACCAAGTTGAAGCGGCAGATATTTTACGTGAAAAAGGTGTAAAGCGCGTAGGTCCATATATGGTGCCTCGTACAATGGCCAGTACTACTTCAGCATGTTTAGCAACGCCTTTTAAAATTAAGGGTGTGAACTATTCAATCAGTTCAGCGTGTGCGACGTCTGCGCACTGTATTGGTAATGCTGTTGAGCAAATTCAATTGGGCAAACAAGATGTTATTTTTGCCGGTGGTGGTGAAGAACTACATTGGACTTTGGCAATGGAATTTGACGCGATGGGTGCGTTATCAACTAAGTACAATGAGACGCCAGAGAAGGCGTCGCGTACCTATGACGCGAATCGTGATGGCTTTGTTATTTCTGGCGGTGGCGGTATCGTTGTGGTTGAAGAGCTGGAACACGCTTTAGCGCGCGGTGCACATATTTATGCTGAAATCGTTGGTTACGGTGCGACATCTGACGGTTATGATATGGTTGCACCATCGGGTGAGGGAGCTGTACGTTGCATGCAACAAGCGCTACAAGGCGTTGAAGGGCCTGTTGATTACTTAAATACCCATGGTACCTCAACACCTGTAGGTGACGTAAAAGAATTGGGTGCTATCCAAGAGCTGTTCAAAGATAACTCGCCTGCAATTAGTGCAACCAAAGCAATGACTGGGCATGCATTGGGTGCTGCAGGCGTGCACGAAGCGATTTTCTCTTTGCTAATGCTTGAGAATAACTTTGTTGCGCCTTCAATTAATATTGATGAGCTAGATGAGCAAGCGAAGGGGCTAGACATTGTTAGAGAACGTCGTGACGTTGAGCTTAACACCGTAATGTCTAACAGCTTTGGCTTTGGTGGCACTAACGCCACATTAGTGATGCAAAAATATAAAGGTTAA
- the mnmC gene encoding bifunctional tRNA (5-methylaminomethyl-2-thiouridine)(34)-methyltransferase MnmD/FAD-dependent 5-carboxymethylaminomethyl-2-thiouridine(34) oxidoreductase MnmC, translating into MIKNAQIHFNEMGTPVADDFDDVYFSNDDGLAESHYVFFTQNQIEQRLLNHDQPHFVIAETGFGTGLNFLNTWQQYDRLKQSHTLPRLHFISFEKFPISHADLSTALAAWPTLADYAQQLSQQYPMALAGCHRLEFDNGNITLDLWFGDVHDSIPSISCQSAGIIDAWFLDGFAPSKNPDMWQQSLFNAMADLSRSGATFATFTAAGFVRRGLQQAGFDCKKVKGYGRKREMVIGQLPCANSYASTPPYYQTSCASLSNVAIIGGGIASACLAYQLSKRGIKSTLFCQDDALAKGASHNRQGAVYPNLQADHTPPSELYAHSFLYAKRFYEQLHALGFEFAHQWCGVLLQAVNESKSAQQQNLVDKKKWPDALIRPLNALQASEVAGVSLPYSGLFIEQAGWVNPAQLTDAVYAAAQDSGRAKANFNTDIERLEHSPDGWLLHSQTQVFGPFSDVFVCAGEHSDRFEQTQSVALQGVRGQVSHIQAGDVSSELKTVLCHKGYFTPAQNGQHCMGATFDKDTKSREVKEQDNVTNRAQLNKFYGQTPFAQSLGEISGAKAAVRCCFADHLPMLGQVPDQQDLTRTFANLRKGKHYGFEALSEPNKGLYVVTGFGARGLCSAPLTIAHLVSSLCNEPRPLSERVHQAIHPNRFVVRDLIRNKI; encoded by the coding sequence ATGATCAAAAACGCACAAATCCACTTTAACGAAATGGGCACGCCCGTTGCCGATGATTTCGATGATGTTTATTTCTCCAACGATGATGGACTTGCAGAGTCCCATTACGTATTTTTTACTCAAAACCAAATCGAACAACGCTTACTCAACCATGACCAACCGCACTTTGTTATCGCCGAAACTGGTTTTGGCACAGGGCTAAACTTTCTCAATACTTGGCAACAATATGACCGGCTAAAACAATCTCACACGTTACCAAGACTGCACTTCATATCATTTGAAAAGTTCCCTATAAGTCATGCGGATTTGAGCACAGCTTTAGCTGCTTGGCCCACACTGGCTGACTACGCACAACAACTTAGTCAACAGTACCCAATGGCACTGGCTGGATGTCATCGCCTAGAGTTCGATAATGGCAACATCACGCTAGACTTATGGTTTGGTGATGTTCATGATTCTATTCCTAGTATTAGTTGCCAGTCAGCAGGCATTATAGATGCTTGGTTTCTCGATGGGTTTGCGCCGAGTAAGAACCCTGACATGTGGCAGCAATCACTCTTCAACGCCATGGCTGATCTAAGCCGCAGCGGTGCAACCTTTGCAACCTTTACCGCTGCAGGGTTTGTTCGCAGAGGTTTGCAACAGGCGGGGTTCGATTGTAAAAAAGTAAAAGGGTATGGCCGAAAAAGAGAAATGGTCATCGGCCAACTTCCTTGCGCAAATAGCTACGCCAGTACGCCGCCATACTATCAAACCTCATGCGCCTCATTATCAAACGTTGCTATTATCGGCGGAGGTATTGCCTCAGCATGTTTGGCCTATCAGCTTAGTAAACGCGGCATAAAAAGCACTTTGTTTTGCCAAGATGACGCCTTAGCAAAAGGTGCGTCTCACAATCGCCAAGGGGCCGTTTATCCTAATCTACAAGCCGATCACACGCCACCTAGCGAGCTATATGCACATAGTTTTTTATATGCCAAACGCTTTTATGAACAGCTGCATGCACTTGGCTTTGAGTTTGCGCACCAATGGTGTGGCGTACTATTACAGGCCGTCAACGAATCGAAAAGTGCCCAACAACAAAACTTAGTCGACAAAAAGAAATGGCCTGATGCACTTATTCGGCCTTTAAACGCTTTGCAAGCCAGTGAAGTCGCGGGCGTCTCACTACCCTACAGCGGGTTATTCATAGAGCAAGCTGGCTGGGTTAACCCTGCTCAACTCACTGATGCTGTATACGCCGCAGCACAAGACAGTGGCCGCGCCAAAGCCAATTTTAATACCGATATTGAACGTTTAGAACACTCTCCTGATGGCTGGTTGCTGCATAGCCAAACACAGGTGTTTGGCCCTTTTAGCGATGTGTTTGTTTGTGCTGGTGAACACAGCGACCGATTTGAGCAAACTCAATCTGTTGCGCTGCAGGGGGTTAGAGGACAAGTGTCTCACATTCAAGCTGGCGATGTGTCTTCTGAGCTAAAAACGGTACTGTGTCATAAAGGCTACTTTACACCAGCGCAAAACGGTCAGCATTGTATGGGGGCAACCTTTGACAAAGATACCAAAAGTCGTGAGGTCAAAGAGCAGGATAATGTTACCAATCGCGCTCAACTTAATAAGTTTTATGGGCAAACGCCGTTTGCTCAAAGCCTAGGAGAAATTAGTGGCGCCAAAGCTGCTGTGCGCTGCTGCTTTGCCGATCACTTACCCATGCTAGGACAAGTACCTGATCAACAAGATTTAACTCGCACCTTTGCAAACTTACGTAAAGGCAAACATTATGGTTTTGAGGCATTAAGTGAGCCAAATAAAGGCTTGTACGTAGTAACAGGATTTGGTGCTCGTGGGCTTTGTAGCGCGCCTTTGACTATAGCGCACTTGGTATCGAGTCTGTGCAACGAACCTAGACCATTGAGTGAACGTGTACATCAGGCTATTCACCCCAACCGCTTTGTGGTTCGCGATCTTATTCGCAACAAAATCTAG
- a CDS encoding flagellar protein MotY codes for MRQYSADADTSHWVVEKNARLECSLNHEVPYYGEAIFSVIASKNKDLTFNLDMVARPETYAFAGLQSVPPAWRAGVPTRDIGRMQLLKKFDGELDNRLSWEMLSELEKGYFPTFYYKDWQNSQDKIAVALSSVNFQQAYWAFLQCRDNLLPFSFEDISFTVMNYKKNSSELTKSSRKRLDMIGEYLNNDPNIESIYISAYTDSHGGRWPNMELSRKRAKAIKEYMTAKGVESDRIITEGFGEKRHVEPNSNAIGRQRNRRVIIQISKP; via the coding sequence ATGCGCCAATATAGTGCTGATGCAGATACTTCCCATTGGGTAGTAGAGAAAAATGCGCGACTAGAGTGTAGCTTAAACCACGAGGTGCCTTATTATGGTGAAGCCATATTTAGCGTTATTGCCAGCAAAAATAAAGATCTAACGTTTAATCTTGATATGGTTGCACGACCAGAAACCTATGCGTTTGCCGGCCTACAATCTGTGCCGCCAGCGTGGCGAGCAGGCGTGCCCACCCGCGATATTGGTCGTATGCAGCTCTTAAAGAAGTTTGACGGTGAGCTGGATAATCGCTTGTCTTGGGAAATGCTCAGTGAGCTAGAAAAAGGTTATTTCCCTACTTTTTACTATAAAGATTGGCAAAATAGTCAAGACAAAATCGCTGTCGCTTTATCATCTGTTAATTTTCAGCAAGCGTATTGGGCATTTTTACAGTGCCGAGATAATTTACTTCCTTTCAGCTTTGAAGATATTTCTTTTACTGTGATGAACTACAAAAAGAATTCAAGTGAGTTAACTAAATCGTCGCGTAAGCGCTTAGATATGATTGGAGAGTATTTAAATAACGATCCTAATATTGAGTCAATTTATATTTCAGCTTACACAGACAGCCATGGTGGGCGTTGGCCGAATATGGAATTATCACGTAAACGAGCTAAGGCCATTAAAGAGTATATGACCGCAAAAGGTGTAGAGTCAGATAGGATCATCACAGAGGGCTTTGGTGAAAAGCGTCATGTGGAGCCAAATAGTAACGCGATTGGTCGCCAACGTAACCGCCGTGTGATCATTCAAATATCTAAGCCATAA